gaaacagaagataaTTCTTTAGATATGGTTGAGTAAGACAGAGCACAAAAGGACTTCCATCTTTATACTTTTGGATAcaatatatttcttaaattgcTCTTGTGTATATGGAAGTCTGATTTATTAAAGAGAGTTGAGAAGACAGAACTTCTTTGTATCCCATGAGAGATCAGGCTTCAAAAGAACATGTTATGTAAGGAACATTCAAGAGATTTAGATTAATATTCAGATATTAGATACTATTAACAGATCCCTTCCCAGTAGCAGATTTTGATTGATAGAGGTGGAAAAGTACTTGGATATCATAAGCAAAAATGATGAGAACCAATCCCAGGAGATAGAAATGGAGTTTGTTGTATGTATACTTGGCTTATTGGCATTGTACAAGAGAAAGAGAGTATGCATGGGCATTGGACAAGTGATTCCCCATTCAAGAGGCAACCAAATATCACCAAGCATCAAACAGGATTGTTGGAGACAAAAGTGGGGGCTGtgtggaataataataaaagcttacATCTACATAAGGTATTTAGAATCGAGAGATAACATGGcattctcagtttccccatgtgcaaaatagggatgataaaggcacctacttcacagagtcAATGCGAGGATCATATGAAATAGcatataaagtgatttgcaaactttaaagtggtTTTAAAGCTATTTGCCATAAAATAATTACAAGAATTGTATTAATATatcagtatttatttttataaattatcattatcatcattatttcttAGGGGAAAAGAGAATACATTCTCAAATGAAACAGCCCACACAAGCCTTATTAGTACATAATAAATacattattgtcttttttttttactgataagGCAGCTAGTGCCCAGAGAGGTTATTCAACTTTCTCAtgttcatatagctagtaagtgtcttttgcaaatttaaatccaggtcaCTCTTTACTCTAATACTCTTTCTCTCACCTTTCTCATCTATCTATTGTTGCCTCACCTTATCTTCAATCACCTCAGATATGAGATCATTAATATAATCCTTATTTCTCCACCATCTATTATTCCACTTTGATtctcaaaaaggaaagaacaacatTTCTAGAGAGTAAGGAAGTTGATAGTTCCAGGGAAAACTAAGGGtctttttgttcaagaaaagagaGACTCAAAGCTTTATTgagttagaactggaaagggctTGGGGTCTCATTCTGACCCCATTTCACATATGGATAAAGCAAAAATCAATTGAGTCACAAAGAATTTCAGTGATTTATCtaagctcacacagctagtaaatatttcaGGCAGGAAGCAACTTGGCTCTTCCTAATTCAAAATATAGCAGTGAATTCCCCTATACTATCTAGCTTCCTCCGGAATCATGTTTTCCTCTACTTAATTAtatctttccattgtttttttttttatttcagaatgATCATCTAAGTTAAAAACAAGAGCAGCTCCCTTAGAAAAGCCAAGTAAGAAGTGCTCTTAATGAAATGTtcaccttttcatcatttcttcatctcatttCTACTTTGTGTACTTGGTATTTATGTTTGCTATCAGTAGTCCTTTAACACAGGATGACCATAATTATCCCTTGTAAAACATGgcatttctaaaaacaaaaaaaaatgctgcctcaaaaaagaaaacaaccctaaaatgaaataaatgaattgcTAGATGAATCTCTATAAATTTTGCTTAACAGTCAacaatttgattctctttttcttctctactctcTTGCCAGAAGTACATAGGGATTAGAGACAACTTTTTATAGCCTCTGGTGATATTCAATACAtgcacaaaaatggaaataagaagtGGAACCAATAGATTAGTTAAGTGATCCTTTAAGTTCCATAGTTTTTCTATTGgttaaaatattcataacagtaAATTAAGTGAAACAACTCATTATTTGaccaatatttttcattaaatagGTAGATTTTGGAAATTAACATATTGAATTCATGTCTATCAAAAATAAGTTAATTCCTATGCcaattattctttcttccttttccatagtGGGACTTCACAACAAAAACTAGCATTTCCCCTAAAAAGATGCTTGGAACAGTTGCTGATTTACTCTATTACTGAATTTAGTGAGAATGAGTAGATGAAAGATGTGTTTCCCCCCAAAAATGGTATATCTGAAGTCTCTCCTCCAAGCAAATATCATATAAAAGACATGGCATTTGATAAAACTTCCAAGATCATAGAAATGTTACCtgatgccttttaaaaattctctcttgTTTTCCTTCAGTATATGAATATCATGGAGTAGATGGCTGAAAGAAATTTCACCTTGGTTACTGAGTTCATTCTTCAGGGATTTTTGCTTTCTAGAGAGCTGGAAATTGTCCTCTTTGTGCTTGTCTTTGTGGTGTACTCTCTAACAATGGTAGGGAACATTGGTATGATCTCACTAATTCGATTAGATTCCCGACTTCACACACCCATGTACTTTTTCCTCAGCAACTTGGCCTTTGTTGACCTCTGTTACTCTTCCTCCATAGCTCCAAAATTCTTGTCAACCCTCTTGACTGAGGATAACAGAATCTCTTTCAATGCTTGTGCAATTCAACTAGGCTTTTTTCTCACATTCTTAATTTCAGAGATGTTCCTCCTTGCTGTGATGGCATATGACCGTTACGTGGCCATCTGTAATCCCCTTCTCTACATGGTGATTATGTCTCAGAGGGTTTGTGTACAATTGGTAATAGCCCCTTACTTGTATAGCTTTTCAGTTGCTTTCTTTCACACCGTGGTTACATTTCGCTTGATCTATTGTGGTCCTAATATCATCAATCATTTCTACTGTGATGATGTCCCACTGATTGCGCTTGCTTGCTCAGACACAAGTCTCAAAGAGATATTGCTTTTTATCTTTGCTGGGTTCAACATGATCAGCTCCCTCTCAACAGTTCTCATTTCATATTTATACATTGTCATTGCCATTTTGAAGATCCAATCCACAGAAGGCAGACTCAAAGCTTTCTCCACCTGTGCCTCTCACCTGACAGCAGTCACTGTATTCTATGGGACACTGATCTTTATGTATCTGCAGCCTAAGTCAAGCCATTCCCTGGACACAGATAAGATGGCTTCAGTGTTTTACACAATGGTGATCCCCATGCTGAATCCTATGATCTACAGTCTGAggaataaagaagtaaaaaatgcCCTTCGAAAAGTTTatgaaaagttgcatttattgcCCTTGGCATATTTAAAAAAGTGATGAAGTTGGGAAATGACAAAGTAGGAAAACCATATTTTCATTCCTAATTCAGctttaattttatattctatttttttatcatctttaaaaatataaaaattttaaaaagtttttgagtgATTACTACATATTGAAATTAtgcttctttaattctttttttaaatcatttaatgtGAATTTCTAGGACACaagatttttaaattatgtagcaagtgtttctctgaaattatttatattattattttaatgaatgtgTGAATACATTTAGTTTATTATCTTGTTCTTCAGTCAGTCATGATATTTTCCTTAAACTCAATTTCTGATGGGAAAACATTACCTCTCCTACAtatatcagtcaataaacatttgttacaTGCTAAGCATGtatcaggccctgtgctaagcagtATATCACATGGTTATTGTgagt
This DNA window, taken from Monodelphis domestica isolate mMonDom1 chromosome 6, mMonDom1.pri, whole genome shotgun sequence, encodes the following:
- the LOC100023762 gene encoding olfactory receptor 1038 — protein: MAERNFTLVTEFILQGFLLSRELEIVLFVLVFVVYSLTMVGNIGMISLIRLDSRLHTPMYFFLSNLAFVDLCYSSSIAPKFLSTLLTEDNRISFNACAIQLGFFLTFLISEMFLLAVMAYDRYVAICNPLLYMVIMSQRVCVQLVIAPYLYSFSVAFFHTVVTFRLIYCGPNIINHFYCDDVPLIALACSDTSLKEILLFIFAGFNMISSLSTVLISYLYIVIAILKIQSTEGRLKAFSTCASHLTAVTVFYGTLIFMYLQPKSSHSLDTDKMASVFYTMVIPMLNPMIYSLRNKEVKNALRKVYEKLHLLPLAYLKK